One genomic region from Phoenix dactylifera cultivar Barhee BC4 unplaced genomic scaffold, palm_55x_up_171113_PBpolish2nd_filt_p 000046F, whole genome shotgun sequence encodes:
- the LOC103712376 gene encoding uncharacterized protein LOC103712376, which translates to MVKVATYFAMTFGAFLFWQSMDKVHVWIALHQDEKKERLEREMAIKRVRDELLAEAKQRDSLA; encoded by the exons ATGGTGAAGGTGGCGACGTATTTCGCGATGACCTTCGGGGCCTTCCTCTTCTGGCAGTCCATGGACAAAGTTCACGTCTGGATCGCCCTCCACCAAGACGAGAAG AAAGAGAGGCTGGAGAGAGAAATGGCAATCAAGCGGGTCAGAGATGAACTACTGGCTGAAGCGAAACAAAGGGATTCACTTGCATAA
- the LOC120104613 gene encoding thiol protease SEN102-like, translating into MGKVLLSGVLVALAFAFVHGVPFDDRDLATEESLWNLYERWRSHHTVSRDLEHERFNVFKENVKFIHEFNKEGATFKLALNKFGDMTNQEFRSWYAGSKVQHRRLRRGRPHGTGSFMHENARDLPALVDWRQKGAVTSIKDQGQCGSCWAFSTVVAVEGINQIKTRELISLSEQELVDCDDRDNNGCNGGLMEHAFEFIVRNGGITTEAEYPYRAKDGRCDASKENSAVVTIDGYENVPANNEAALMKAVAHQPVSAAIEASGTAFQFYSEGVFTGACGTDLDHGVAIVGYGTTEDGTKYWIVKNSWGPEWGEKGYIRMERGIRAKHGKCGIAMEASYPIKTSPNPSKREISKDEL; encoded by the exons ATGGGGAAGGTTTTGTTGTCTGGGGTTCTAGTTGCTCTAGCTTTTGCATTTGTTCATGGCGTGCCCTTCGACGACAGGGACCTCGCAACCGAGGAGAGCCTATGGAACTTGTATGAGAGGTGGCGGAGCCACCACACGGTCTCTCGAGACCTCGAGCATGAGCGATTCAATGTGTTCAAGGAGAACGTCAAGTTCATCCATGAGTTCAACAAGGAGGGTGCAACATTCAAGCTCGCTCTCAACAAGTTTGGCGACATGACCAACCAAGAGTTTCGAAGCTGGTATGCCGGCTCCAAGGTGCAGCACCGCAGGCTGCGCCGCGGCCGCCCGCATGGCACCGGAAGCTTCATGCATGAAAATGCTCGTGATCTCCCTGCTTTGGTTGATTGGAGGCAGAAAGGCGCCGTCACAAGCATCAAGGACCAAGGCCAATGTG GGAGCTGCTGGGCATTCTCGACGGTGGTTGCTGTCGAGGGCATAAATCAGATCAAGACGAGGGAGTTAATCTCCTTGTCGGAGCAAGAGCTCGTCGACTGCGATGACCGCGACAACAATGGCTGCAATGGAGGTCTAATGGAGCATGCATTCGAATTCATTGTGAGAAATGGAGGTATAACAACAGAGGCTGAGTATCCCTACAGGGCCAAAGATGGAAGGTGCGACGCTTCCAAG gagAATTCAGCAGTGGTGACGATTGATGGATACGAGAATGTTCCTGCCAACAATGAGGCAGCTCTCATGAAAGCTGTGGCTCATCAGCCAGTATCTGCTGCCATTGAAGCAAGTGGTACAGCTTTCCAGTTCTACTCCGAG GGTGTTTTCACCGGCGCCTGCGGCACAGATTTAGACCATGGCGTCGCGATCGTTGGATATGGGACGACCGAGGATGGAACTAAATACTGGATTGTGAAGAACTCATGGGGACCTGAGTGGGGAGAGAAAGGCTACATCAGAATGGAGCGTGGCATCAGGGCCAAACATGGGAAATGTGGCATTGCAATGGAGGCTTCATACCCCATCAAGACATCCCCTAATCCTTCCAAGAGGGAAATTTCCAAGGATGAACTCTAA
- the LOC103713560 gene encoding protein terminal ear1, which yields MEGMRANILDPGAAEFYPTSQFALGQPQIYYPYPPPPAVPVYPQASLEEYVSPAWVAGDGAATRAVVLSMVPRYVGEAAVRAEMEAFGGVRAVEMRSLAVDGIVTVHFFDLRSAQLAVAEIREQHVRQQSLLGQQYGVLAGGEMVLMHPPMGGRGLIAGQAVWAQFAARGIDDPNQGSIVVFNLDPNVSSLALREIFEPFGAVKEVKEMGSRPHHKVAEFFDTRDAARALSKLNGKHILGRRLVLEFFRPGGQTRSNYPMRSSGHQDYPLPPRLLRGTRWVEGSGGAPSPSGGSGKGVVLLKRPGTNIARNSNGGDGSSGGGRRNQGGSGSSYQSSSSSSSPSSKQQQQQQQSSRKGWKNRHGKNGGGESRFLFKEVEETEEEEEESASSCRDSRTTVMIRNIPNKYSQKLLLNMLDNHCIHCNEEIGEGKEIEPYSAYDFVYLPIDFNNKCNVGYGFVNLTSPEAAFRLYKAFHKQPWEVFNSRKICQVTYARLQGLEALKEHFKNSKFACDNDEYMPVIFSPPRDGKQLTDPVPIGGRGPVTLTKRVVDRIRRASEQLASSETAATGAPPPSDGGGASSTTTSTHAPSDHAEQDDDDDDVDVGAGGEEECGSDETGCCLLSEAFHGLSYSQD from the exons ATGGAAGGGATGCGGGCGAATATTCTAGATCCGGGGGCGGCGGAGTTCTACCCGACGAGCCAGTTTGCCCTCGGTCAGCCCCAAATTTACTACCCCTACCCACCTCCACCGGCGGTGCCGGTGTACCCGCAGGCGTCACTGGAAGAGTACGTGAGCCCGGCGTGGGTGGCGGGGGACGGCGCGGCGACGAGGGCGGTGGTTCTGAGCATGGTGCCGCGGTACGTGGGGGAGGCGGCGGTGCGTGCGGAGATGGAGGCCTTCGGCGGGGTGCGGGCGGTGGAGATGAGGTCGCTGGCCGTCGACGGGATCGTGACCGTCCACTTCTTCGATCTGCGGAGCGCGCAGTTGGCGGTGGCGGAGATCCGGGAGCAGCACGTGCGGCAGCAGAGCCTGCTCGGGCAGCAGTACGGCGTGCTCGCCGGCGGCGAGATGGTCCTGATGCACCCGCCGATGGGCGGCCGGGGGCTGATCGCCGGGCAGGCGGTCTGGGCCCAGTTTGCCGCAAGGGGAATCGACGATCCCAACCAGGGTTCCATCGTCGTCTTCAATTTGGATCCCAACGTCTCCTCGCTTGCTCTTCGAGAAATCTTTGAGCCTTTCG GAGCTGTGAAAGAGGTGAAGGAGATGGGCTCAAGACCACATCACAAGGTAGCGGAGTTCTTCGACACACGCGACGCCGCTCGTGCGCTCTCCAAGCTCAACGGCAAGCACATCCTCGGGAGGCGACTCGTGCTTGAATTCTTCAGACCAGGTGGCCAGACAAGAAG CAATTACCCGATGAGGAGCTCCGGTCACCAGGACTATCCTCTACCCCCGAGGCTTCTGAGAGGGACCAGATGGGTTGAAGGCAGTGGAGGCGCTCCATCGCCAAGTGGAGGGAGCGGGAAGGGAGTGGTGTTGCTGAAGAGGCCCGGCACCAACATCGCAAGAAACAGTAATGGCGGCGACGGTAGCAGCGGCGGTGGGAGGAGGAACCAAGGTGGCAGCGGCAGCAGCTACcaatcgtcgtcgtcgtcgtcatcaccatcttcaaagcagcagcagcagcagcagcagtcgaGCAGGAAGGGGTGGAAGAATCGTCATGGGAAGAACGGCGGCGGGGAGTCGAGGTTTCTGTTCAAGGAAgtggaggagacggaggaggaggaggaggaatccGCATCCTCTTGTAGAGATTCCAGGACCACCGTCATGATTAGAAACATCCCCAACAAGTACAG TCAGAAGCTGCTGTTGAACATGCTTGACAACCACTGCATTCACTGCAACGAGGAGATTGGCGAGGGGAAAGAGATTGAGCCCTACTCCGCCTACGACTTCGTCTACCTTCCCATAGATTTCAA CAACAAATGCAATGTTGGGTATGGTTTCGTAAACCTCACATCTCCGGAGGCCGCATTCAGACTCTACAAAGCCTTCCACAAGCAGCCTTGGGAGGTCTTCAACTCCCGAAAGATTTGCCAGGTTACCTACGCTCGGTTGCAG GGCTTGGAGGCGCTGAAGGAGCACTTCAAGAACTCCAAGTTCGCCTGCGACAACGACGAGTACATGCCGGTGATCTTCTCCCCGCCCCGCGACGGCAAGCAGCTGACCGACCCCGTTCCCATCGGCGGCCGCGGCCCCGTCACGCTCACCAAGCGGGTCGTCGACCGGATCCGCCGCGCCAGCGAGCAGCTCGCCTCCTCCGAGACAGCGGCGACGGGGGCGCCGCCACCGTCTGACGGCGGTGGAGCGTCATCCACCACCACCTCGACCCACGCGCCGTCTGACCACGCCGAAcaggacgacgacgacgacgacgtcgACGTGGGAGCAGGCGGCGAAGAGGAGTGCGGCAGCGACGAGACCGGTTGCTGCCTCCTTTCCGAAGCCTTCCACGGCCTATCATATAGCCAAGACTAG